A window from Musa acuminata AAA Group cultivar baxijiao chromosome BXJ3-10, Cavendish_Baxijiao_AAA, whole genome shotgun sequence encodes these proteins:
- the LOC135651529 gene encoding transcription factor SRM1-like, producing MVMEEVSCSSSWTREQEKAFENALATHPEDCSDWWEKIAANVPGKSIEDVKNHYELLLEDINGIESGRVPLPCYPSSSDGDDHANDGVSGKKGGLSHGDPSHSGKASKSDQERKKGIAWTEDEHRLFLLGLDKYGKGDWRSISRNFVISRTPTQVASHAQKYFIRLNSMNKERRRTSIHDITSVGNIDISTQPPITGQTSSPVAATGSSINQSPQPYGTAIGQPVGGPMMPAVGTPINLPVPGAPHMAYGVRAVVPGAQVNIPPSTYPMPPTSCNR from the exons ATGGTGATGGAAGAAGTGAGCTGCAGTTCATCCTGGACAAGGGAGCAGGAAAAAGCATTTGAAAATGCTTTGGCAACGCATCCTGAGGATTGCAGCGACTGGTGGGAGAAAATTGCGGCCAATGTGCCTGGGAAATCAATAGAGGATGTAAAGAACCACTATGAGCTTTTGCTAGAGGATATCAATGGAATCGAGTCTGGCCGAGTCCCTCTACCTTGCTATCCATCTTCCTCGGACGGTGATGACCATGCTAATGATGGTGTTAGTGGTAAGAAGGGAGGGCTTTCACATGGTGATCCCAGTCATAGTGGGAAAGCTTCGAAATCAGATCAAGAACGCAAAAAGGGAATCGCCTGGACTGAGGATGAACACAG ATTGTTCCTTCTTGGACTTGATAAATATGGCAAAGGTGATTGGAGAAGCATTTCTCGGAATTTCGTAATATCGAGAACACCTACACAGGTCGCAAGCCATGCCCAAAAGTACTTCATTCGGTTGAACTCGATGAACAAAGAGCGGAGAAGGACCAGCATCCATGATATCACCAGTGTAGGCAACATAGACATATCGACTCAACCGCCAATCACTGGTCAAACGAGCAGTCCAGTTGCGGCTACGGGGAGTTCGATCAACCAATCTCCTCAGCCATATGGAACTGCCATCGGACAGCCGGTTGGTGGTCCTATGATGCCAGCAGTAGGCACTCCGATTAATCTTCCTGTTCCCGGAGCACCTCATATGGCTTATGGGGTTCGAGCAGTGGTTCCTGGTGCCCAAGTGAACATTCCACCAAGTACGTATCCGATGCCGCCAACATCGTGTAATCGATAG
- the LOC108951512 gene encoding uncharacterized protein LOC108951512 isoform X2: MANPRWRSQTSGYETMIRAAKIAFCFLGILSFGAAARVAVPAAIGALASALPGSLSFLRSWIAPPYLLVAIHFIVLVIWKLSEQQQQQHHHHSEQWKAQERKTEPENPRKIECFEPIPDASLLRTPSPEICRDEISISPKTAAAVPGPELGESSSSDASCLTKESDERSMASSVFLAKEIVEPESKSSIAVAEAEDVPAAAGKAGMEDVSMNATWKAIMEKPSRAAAERAAKRPEEAPPSASHDELNRRIEAFIKKNYEQIRLPSSRRRQLDMAIDTSY, translated from the coding sequence ATGGCGAATCCGAGATGGCGTTCTCAGACCAGCGGATATGAAACCATGATTCGGGCCGCCAAGATTGCTTTTTGCTTCCTTgggatcctctccttcggcgccgCCGCCAGAGTCGCCGTCCCCGCTGCCATCGGGGCCCTAGCCTCTGCCCTCCCGGGATCCTTGTCCTTCCTTCGCTCGTGGATCGCCCCTCCATACCTGCTCGTAGCCATCCATTTCATTGTACTTGTCATTTGGAAGCTCTctgaacagcagcagcagcagcaccaccaccaCAGCGAGCAATGGAAGGCGCAGGAGAGGAAGACGGAGCCCGAGAATCCTAGAAAAATCGAGTGTTTTGAGCCGATTCCTGATGCGAGCCTTCTCCGGACTCCCTCGCCTGAGATCTGCCGCGACGAAATCTCGATATCTCCGAAGACGGCGGCGGCGGTCCCGGGGCCGGAACTCGGTGAGTCCTCGTCGTCCGACGCGTCGTGCCTGACGAAAGAATCAGACGAAAGATCCATGGCTTCGTCGGTGTTTTTGGCGAAAGAGATCGTGGAACCGGAATCCAAGAGCAGCATTGCGGTGGCGGAAGCGGAGGACGTGCCGGCCGCCGCGGGCAAAGCAGGTATGGAGGACGTTTCGATGAACGCCACGTGGAAGGCGATCATGGAGAAGCCGTCTCGGGCGGCGGCGGAGCGAGCCGCGAAACGACCGGAGGAGGCTCCCCCATCCGCGAGTCACGACGAGTTGAACCGGCGAATTGAGGCTTTCATCAAGAAGAACTACGAGCAGATCCGGCTTCCCAGCAGCCGGCGGCGGCAGCTAGATATGGCAATCGACACGTCATATTAA
- the LOC135650775 gene encoding pentatricopeptide repeat-containing protein At2g22410, mitochondrial-like produces the protein MTTRNCRLLLSKCATLKELQQIHGRSVVEGLHPHRQFISCQILNAYARFGHANDARSLFREIPIPDIVSTTSLMSLCVRSDDHLGAVSLFSGILCSGGPPDGFAVVSALSASGRMGDVRIGRTVHAMVYRWGLGGETVVGNALIDMYCRNGRIELARKVFSEMVVRDSVTWCSMLHGNMKHIGLESACQLFDEMPMKDTSCWTVMITGHVQAKHPVRALQLFLRMKSEGHIPTPITLVGVLSACADIGALDLGRMVHAYINKINVDADVTVYNAVVDMYSKSGNVGMAYQIFDEMIYKDVFTWTTMISGLAAHGDGYGAMKVFSKMLDSGVLPNEVTFVGVLSACSHSGMIHEGRKWFGRMKSIFNLSPQLEHYGCMIDLLGRAGLLSEAKSLIEKMDTEPDAIIWRSLLSACLAHSDAHLAEVAGKEIIRKEPEDDGVYVLLWNMYASSNRWEEALEMRKKMWKRKVVKQPGCSWIEVDGFVHEFLVEDRTHHLRSDIYVLLEGMAKQLKMDSNISIFDESDPGDFFLDPELFI, from the coding sequence ATGACCACAAGAAACTGCCGCCTGCTCCTCAGTAAATGCGCGACCCTAAAGGAACTCCAACAAATCCATGGCCGATCCGTCGTCGAAGGCCTCCACCCCCACCGCCAATTTATCTCCTGCCAGATCCTCAACGCCTACGCCCGATTTGGCCATGCCAATGATGCCCGTAGCCTCTTCCGCGAGATCCCCATCCCCGACATCGTCTCCACCACTAGCCTCATGTCGCTCTGCGTTCGATCCGATGACCACCTCGGAGCCGTCTCCTTGTTCTCTGGAATATTGTGCTCTGGTGGGCCGCCGGATGGCTTCGCCGTTGTTAGCGCCCTCTCCGCTTCAGGCCGGATGGGCGATGTCAGAATCGGTAGGACGGTTCATGCTATGGTCTATCGATGGGGGTTGGGCGGCGAGACGGTCGTTGGCAATGCGTTGATAGATATGTACTGTAGAAATGGAAGGATTGAGTTGGCTCGCAAGGTTTTCAGTGAAATGGTTGTGAGAGATTCTGTAACGTGGTGCAGCATGCTTCATGGGAATATGAAACACATTGGATTGGAATCAGCATGCCAGTTATTTGATGAAATGCCGATGAAGGACACGAGTTGCTGGACAGTGATGATCACTGGTCATGTGCAAGCAAAGCATCCGGTCCGGGCGCTACAGCTGTTCCTTCGGATGAAATCAGAGGGGCACATTCCCACTCCAATCACGCTGGTGGGAGTTCTCTCGGCTTGTGCCGATATTGGAGCACTAGACCTTGGGCGCATGGTACATGCATATATCAACAAGATAAATGTTGATGCTGATGTTACTGTCTATAATGCAGTGGTAGATATGTACTCGAAGAGTGGGAATGTTGGAATGGCCTACCAAATTTTTGATGAGATGATCTACAAGGATGTTTTCACATGGACCACAATGATTTCTGGTTTAGCAGCTCATGGAGATGGATATGGAGCCATGAAAGTGTTCTCCAAGATGTTAGACTCTGGAGTTCTCCCAAATGAAGTCACATTTGTAGGTGTTTTGTCAGCATGCAGCCATTCTGGGATGATACATGAAGGTAGAAAATGGTTTGGCAGAATGAAGTCAATCTTCAATTTATCTCCTCAGCTAGAGCACTATGGATGCATGATTGATTTGTTAGGGCGAGCTGGATTGCTAAGCGAAGCAAAGTCGCTCATCGAAAAGATGGACACAGAACCAGATGCCATCATTTGGCGATCTCTGCTTAGTGCATGCCTAGCTCACAGTGATGCTCATTTAGCTGAGGTTGCAGGGAAGGAGATAATTAGAAAAGAACCAGAGGATGATGGCGTCTATGTGCTGCTGTGGAACATGTATGCCTCATCGAACAGATGGGAAGAAGCCTTGGAGATGagaaagaagatgtggaagaggaAGGTGGTCAAGCAACCTGGATGTAGCTGGATTGAGGTGGATGGATTTGTCCATGAATTTCTAGTAGAAGACAGGACACATCACCTTCGAAGTGACATATATGTTCTCTTGGAAGGGATGGCCAAGCAACTCAAGATGGATAGCAATATCTCCATATTCGATGAAAGTGACCCAGGTGATTTTTTTCTGGACCCAGAGCTATTCATTTAG
- the LOC135650646 gene encoding replication protein A 32 kDa subunit A-like, with translation MFSSQIDGGGFMLSQSSQNPDSGFAKNRGAPGVLPVTVKQIREAFDSAGDKSSLLLDGVDATNIRLLGLVMNKAERATDVTFTLDDGTGRIDVIRWVNDTSDANETAIIQNGMYVSVNGSLKGFQDKKRAVAFSVRPVSDYNAIALHFIQCIHVHLWNTRQKGGAFQHQTTPVKTTTTSFEGLRVPQTPVASPSSGSANTNGPETDIYKLVLNVFQEPANVDSDHGLHVDEVAKRLGVPINKIKEAIDYYVDIGHIYSTIDDYHFKSAFVD, from the exons ATGTTCTCGAGCCAAATCGATGGAGGTGGATTCATGCTCTCTCAATCCTCCCAAAACCCTGATTCCGGCTTCGCTAAG AATCGTGGCGCTCCGGGAGTTCTTCCCGTGACGGTGAAGCAGATTAGGGAGGCCTTCGACTCTGCAGGCGATAAGTCCAGTCTCCTTCTCGATGGAGTTGATGCCACCAAT ATTAGACTCCTGGGGCTGGTGATGAACAAGGCGGAGAGGGCTACGGACGTTACCTTCACCCTTGACGATGGCACTGGACGAATCGATGTCATCAGATG GGTTAATGACACTTCAGATGCAAACGAGACAGCTATTATTCA GAATGGTATGTATGTCTCCGTCAATGGTAGCCTTAAAGGATTTCAAGACAAAAAAAGAGCCGTTGCATTCTCTGTTAG GCCTGTCAGTGACTATAATGCTATTGCACTCCACTTCATTCAGTGCATACATGTACATCTCTGGAACACCAGGCAGAAG GGAGGTGCTTTCCAGCACCAGACAACTCCAGTAAAGACAACAACCACTTCTTTTGAAGGGTTGAGAGTGCCCCAAACTCCAGTTGCCAGTCCA TCTTCTGGAAGTGCAAACACGAATGGACCTGAGACTGACATCTACAAATTAGTGTTGAACGTTTTCCAGGAACCTGCAAACGT TGACAGCGACCATGGATTGCATGTTGATGAAGTTGCCAAACGACTGGGAGTACCAATCAATAAGATCAA GGAAGCTATCGATTACTATGTGGACATCGGTCATATTTATTCTACGATCGATGACTACCACTTCAAGTCTGCTTTCGTCGACTGA
- the LOC104000500 gene encoding anamorsin homolog isoform X2 — MDIMGRKSSTLLLTDDVALPLDAILSAARDAGAEAVPEDDVVVITQCESLEGKLPIMTASFDVVVTAWNKPELVGEQWLREIGRVLKPGGELILQSILSSGMLEKPSSTMELKLLMQGFLDVQSLEMKPFLSAGNVQSITIKGKKASWTAGSSFPLKKATSMVPKIKIDDESDLIDEDSLLTEEDLKKPQLPAYCEVGSTRKACKNCTCGRAQEEEKLQKVGLTTEQMNNPQSACGSCGLGDAFRCGGCPYRGLPPFKLGEKVSLPGNFLVADI, encoded by the exons ATG GACATCATGGGGAGGAAGAGCAGCACGCTTCTGTTGACGGATGATGTTGCGTTGCCCCTCGACGCGATCCTGTCTGCTGCGCGGGATGCGGGGGCCGAAGCAGTCCCGGAAGACGATGTCGTCGTTATTACCCAGTGCGAATCGCTTG AAGGGAAATTGCCAATTATGACTGCATCTTTCGATGTGGTCGTTACTGCCTGGAACAAACCCGAGCTTGTTGGAGAGCAGTGGCTTCGAGAAATTGGTCGAGTGCTAAAACCCGGTGGCGAACTCATTTTACAATCTATTCTGTCTTCTGGTATGCTGGAAAAG CCAAGCTCCACGATGGAGTTGAAGTTGCTTATGCAAGGTTTTCTGGATGTGCAATCACTGGAAATGAAACCTTTCTTATCAGCTGGAAATGTTCAGTCCATTACA ATTAAGGGTAAGAAGGCTTCTTGGACAGCAGGTTCATCTTTTCCCTTAAAGAAAGCAACGAgtatggtacccaaaattaagATTGATGATGAATCAGATCTGATCGATGAAGACAGTCTCCTGACCGAGGAAGACCTGAAAAAACCACAGCTGCCTGCCT ACTGTGAGGTTGGAAGCACAAGGAAGGCTTGCAAGAACTGCACTTGTGGAAGGGCTCAAGAAGAGGAGAAATTGCAGAAAGTGGGATTAACCACAGAGCAGATGAATAATCCTCAGTCCGCTTGTGGCAGT tGCGGACTCGGGGATGCATTCAGGTGTGGTGGATGCCCTTACAGAGGCCTTCCCCCCTTCAAATTGGGCGAAAAG GTTTCCTTACCTGGAAATTTCCTTGTTGCTGATATATGA
- the LOC135651207 gene encoding protein ROOT PRIMORDIUM DEFECTIVE 1-like: MSGGAAAACLPTLFRRCKTTSAQYVASRSMDPTFEKLMEGYKHFLKVLAVQDLILASPTASLPLPVLSAAAPRLRLSRGAAHFVRTFPRIFSLLYDPSAAQPLVRLTPTAARIASDESDAASASAPDAVDRLRRLLCMSSSRSLPLRAVFRVWRELGLPDDFEDSIIARNSTIFVLRTNPRETNTHLLEFVDQSQTPKFTPVVDAWRCQERNQADEAELKFAFKQGFPPGMRLTKNYRARVKEWQRLPYAGPYDVGGGGSARSKAGMRALEKRAVGIAHEFLSLTVEKMVEVEKISHFRKWFGVDLNIRDLFLDHPGMFYLSTKGKRHTVFLREAYDKGRLIDPNPIYEARRRLLELVLMRRRGMGADSAGRRPSRSEEDVEVDMEEGCSSDSDTRYDFGE; this comes from the coding sequence ATGTCGGGAGGCGCTGCGGCCGCATGTCTCCCCACCCTTTTCCGCCGCTGCAAGACCACCTCTGCCCAGTACGTGGCCAGTCGATCCATGGACCCAACCTTTGAGAAGCTGATGGAGGGGTACAAGCACTTCCTCAAGGTGCTCGCCGTCCAGGACCTTATCCTCGCTTCCCCTACCGCTTCCCTCCCTCTCCCCGTCCTCTCCGCCGCCGCCCCCCGCCTTCGCTTATCACGCGGCGCCGCCCACTTCGTCCGCACATTCCCCCGCATCTTCTCCCTCCTCTACGACCCCTCCGCCGCCCAGCCCCTCGTCCGCCTCACCCCCACCGCCGCCCGCATCGCCTCTGATGAGTCCgatgccgcctccgcctccgcccccGATGCCGTTGACCGATTGCGGCGGCTCCTCTGCATGTCATCCTCCCGATCCCTCCCCCTCCGTGCCGTCTTCAGGGTCTGGAGAGAGCTCGGTCTCCCCGACGACTTCGAGGACTCGATCATCGCCCGTAACTCCACCATCTTCGTTCTTCGCACGAACCCTAGGGAAACCAACACCCATCTCCTCGAGTTCGTCGACCAATCTCAAACCCCCAAATTTACCCCGGTGGTGGATGCTTGGCGGTGCCAGGAGCGGAACCAAGCAGACGAGGCAGAGTTGAAGTTCGCATTCAAGCAAGGGTTTCCTCCCGGGATGCGGCTGACCAAAAATTACCGCGCCAGAGTGAAGGAGTGGCAGCGATTGCCGTACGCGGGGCCGTACGACGTCGGTGGTGGCGGAAGCGCAAGGTCGAAAGCTGGAATGCGGGCGCTGGAGAAGAGGGCGGTGGGGATCGCGCACGAGTTCTTGAGCTTGACGGTGGAGAAGATGGTGGAGGTAGAGAAGATTAGCCACTTCAGGAAGTGGTTCGGGGTTGATCTCAACATAAGGGACCTGTTCCTGGACCACCCTGGGATGTTCTACCTCTCGACGAAGGGGAAGCGGCACACGGTGTTCCTCAGGGAGGCTTATGACAAGGGGAGGTTGATCGATCCGAATCCAATTTACGAGGCGAGAAGGAGGCTTCTTGAGCTCGTGCTAATGCGCCGCCGAGGAATGGGTGCTGATTCAGCGGGAAGGAGGCCATCAAGATCCGAAGAGGACGTAGAAGTTGACATGGAAGAAGGGTGTTCTTCAGATTCAGATACTCGATATGATTTTGGAGAGTAG
- the LOC108951512 gene encoding uncharacterized protein LOC108951512 isoform X1, giving the protein MAVVHRVSPTLTFSLAFTLSLKSLIFLSLPLHHKHPSLSTRRIRAVPYIVSLKRSKKLQKRLFAEMANPRWRSQTSGYETMIRAAKIAFCFLGILSFGAAARVAVPAAIGALASALPGSLSFLRSWIAPPYLLVAIHFIVLVIWKLSEQQQQQHHHHSEQWKAQERKTEPENPRKIECFEPIPDASLLRTPSPEICRDEISISPKTAAAVPGPELGESSSSDASCLTKESDERSMASSVFLAKEIVEPESKSSIAVAEAEDVPAAAGKAGMEDVSMNATWKAIMEKPSRAAAERAAKRPEEAPPSASHDELNRRIEAFIKKNYEQIRLPSSRRRQLDMAIDTSY; this is encoded by the exons ATGGCAGTAGTTCACCGAGTCTCGCCCACGCTAACCTTCTCGCTCGCCTTTACGCTGTCATTAAAGTCGCTCATCTTCCTCTCTCTTCCCCTCCATCATAAACACCCCTCGCTGTCTACTCGTCGAATTCGAGCCGTCCCCTATATTGTCTCTCTCAAACGCAGCAAAAAGCTTCAGAAGCG ATTGTTTGCAGAGATGGCGAATCCGAGATGGCGTTCTCAGACCAGCGGATATGAAACCATGATTCGGGCCGCCAAGATTGCTTTTTGCTTCCTTgggatcctctccttcggcgccgCCGCCAGAGTCGCCGTCCCCGCTGCCATCGGGGCCCTAGCCTCTGCCCTCCCGGGATCCTTGTCCTTCCTTCGCTCGTGGATCGCCCCTCCATACCTGCTCGTAGCCATCCATTTCATTGTACTTGTCATTTGGAAGCTCTctgaacagcagcagcagcagcaccaccaccaCAGCGAGCAATGGAAGGCGCAGGAGAGGAAGACGGAGCCCGAGAATCCTAGAAAAATCGAGTGTTTTGAGCCGATTCCTGATGCGAGCCTTCTCCGGACTCCCTCGCCTGAGATCTGCCGCGACGAAATCTCGATATCTCCGAAGACGGCGGCGGCGGTCCCGGGGCCGGAACTCGGTGAGTCCTCGTCGTCCGACGCGTCGTGCCTGACGAAAGAATCAGACGAAAGATCCATGGCTTCGTCGGTGTTTTTGGCGAAAGAGATCGTGGAACCGGAATCCAAGAGCAGCATTGCGGTGGCGGAAGCGGAGGACGTGCCGGCCGCCGCGGGCAAAGCAGGTATGGAGGACGTTTCGATGAACGCCACGTGGAAGGCGATCATGGAGAAGCCGTCTCGGGCGGCGGCGGAGCGAGCCGCGAAACGACCGGAGGAGGCTCCCCCATCCGCGAGTCACGACGAGTTGAACCGGCGAATTGAGGCTTTCATCAAGAAGAACTACGAGCAGATCCGGCTTCCCAGCAGCCGGCGGCGGCAGCTAGATATGGCAATCGACACGTCATATTAA
- the LOC104000502 gene encoding GEM-like protein 7 yields the protein MKNINHHQAGGVPIRSIGYAAEVAGKPAVSTDLNRLCLQTTSSDSSQYKQKEVDSLMAWMSKFRKKADSYMKGIKYHVSLGPKISETVKGKLSLGAKILQAGGVERVFRQNFSVAKGEKLLKAFQCYLSTTAGPIAGLLFISTDKIAFRSDRSLRITSPKGNLARVPYKVLIPVGRVKRASLSENSDKPHQKYIQIVTGDDFEFWFMGFLCYQRSLKHLRRAISRSQVGVLQ from the exons ATGAAGAACATAAACCATCATCAAGCTGGAGGTGTTCCTATTAGGTCGATCGGATATGCAGCTGAAGTGGCTGGAAAACCTGCTGTTTCTACAGATCTTAATAGACTCTGTCTTCAAACCACTTCGTCAGATTCCTCCCAATATAAACAGA AAGAAGTGGATTCACTAATGGCTTGGATGAGCAAATTCAGAAAGAAGGCAGACAGCTACATGAAAGGCATAAAATATCATG TGAGTCTAGGGCCCAAAATCTCAGAGACAGTGAAGGGAAAATTGAGCTTGGGTGCAAAGATTCTTCAAGCTGGAGGTGTTGAAAGAGTCTTCAGGCAGAATTTCTCGGTTGCAAAAGGAGAGAAGCTGTTGAAGGCATTCCAGTGCTATCTGTCAACCACAGCAGGCCCTATAGCAGGACTGCTCTTCATTTCCACTGACAAGATAGCGTTCCGGAGTGATCGATCCCTCAGGATCACTTCTCCCAAAGGAAATTTGGCGAGAGTTCCTTACAAG GTTTTGATCCCAGTAGGAAGGGTGAAAAGGGCCAGCCTGAGTGAGAACTCAGACAAGCCTCATCAAAAGTACATCCAGATTGTCACCGGGGATGATTTTGAGTTCTGGTTTATGGGTTTTCTCTGTTATCAGAGATCTCTGAAGCACTTACGAAGAGCAATCTCAAGATCTCAAGTAGGAGTTCTGCAGTGA
- the LOC108951442 gene encoding probable metal-nicotianamine transporter YSL12, with protein sequence MEVEMRMEDTGEGGGRRRATTKAEEEEAVGLTEAPSIESEFDGERVPPWREQLTARAFAVSLVLGAMFSVIVMKLNLTTGVIPSLNVSAGLLGFFFVRTWTVALGRAGLLRLPFTRQENTVIQTCVVATSGIAFSGNPLRLLIVSCFPTIIT encoded by the coding sequence ATGGAGGTGGAGATGAGGATGGAGGACACGGGAGAGGGCGGCGGGAGGAGGAGGGCTACGacgaaggcggaggaggaggaagcggtgGGATTGACAGAGGCGCCGTCGATCGAGAGCGAGTTCGACGGGGAGCGGGTGCCGCCTTGGCGGGAGCAGTTGACGGCGCGGGCCTTCGCGGTGAGCCTGGTGTTGGGGGCGATGTTCAGCGTGATCGTGATGAAGCTCAACCTCACCACCGGTGTCATCCCCTCCCTCAACGTCTCCGCCGGCTTGCTCGGCTTTTTCTTCGTCAGGACCTGGACGGTGGCGCTCGGCAGGGCGGGTCTCCTCCGCCTGCCCTTCACCCGCCAGGAGAACACCGTCATCCAGACCTGCGTCGTCGCCACCTCCGGCATCGCCTTCAGCGGTAATCCCCTCCGCCTCCTTATCGTTAGCTGCTTTCCAACCATAATTACGTAG
- the LOC104000500 gene encoding anamorsin homolog isoform X1 yields MDIMGRKSSTLLLTDDVALPLDAILSAARDAGAEAVPEDDVVVITQCESLEGKLPIMTASFDVVVTAWNKPELVGEQWLREIGRVLKPGGELILQSILSSGMLEKPSSTMELKLLMQGFLDVQSLEMKPFLSAGNVQSITIKGKKASWTAGSSFPLKKATSMVPKIKIDDESDLIDEDSLLTEEDLKKPQLPAFADCEVGSTRKACKNCTCGRAQEEEKLQKVGLTTEQMNNPQSACGSCGLGDAFRCGGCPYRGLPPFKLGEKVSLPGNFLVADI; encoded by the exons ATG GACATCATGGGGAGGAAGAGCAGCACGCTTCTGTTGACGGATGATGTTGCGTTGCCCCTCGACGCGATCCTGTCTGCTGCGCGGGATGCGGGGGCCGAAGCAGTCCCGGAAGACGATGTCGTCGTTATTACCCAGTGCGAATCGCTTG AAGGGAAATTGCCAATTATGACTGCATCTTTCGATGTGGTCGTTACTGCCTGGAACAAACCCGAGCTTGTTGGAGAGCAGTGGCTTCGAGAAATTGGTCGAGTGCTAAAACCCGGTGGCGAACTCATTTTACAATCTATTCTGTCTTCTGGTATGCTGGAAAAG CCAAGCTCCACGATGGAGTTGAAGTTGCTTATGCAAGGTTTTCTGGATGTGCAATCACTGGAAATGAAACCTTTCTTATCAGCTGGAAATGTTCAGTCCATTACA ATTAAGGGTAAGAAGGCTTCTTGGACAGCAGGTTCATCTTTTCCCTTAAAGAAAGCAACGAgtatggtacccaaaattaagATTGATGATGAATCAGATCTGATCGATGAAGACAGTCTCCTGACCGAGGAAGACCTGAAAAAACCACAGCTGCCTGCCT TTGCAGACTGTGAGGTTGGAAGCACAAGGAAGGCTTGCAAGAACTGCACTTGTGGAAGGGCTCAAGAAGAGGAGAAATTGCAGAAAGTGGGATTAACCACAGAGCAGATGAATAATCCTCAGTCCGCTTGTGGCAGT tGCGGACTCGGGGATGCATTCAGGTGTGGTGGATGCCCTTACAGAGGCCTTCCCCCCTTCAAATTGGGCGAAAAG GTTTCCTTACCTGGAAATTTCCTTGTTGCTGATATATGA